GCGTGCCGCCGGCGAGGTCCGGATCGACAACACCGCCTGCACCGCCACGTCTTTTCCCGACTTCTGGGAGCGGCTTGAAAAGGTGCGTCATGGCTGAGTTCAACCAGCGACGGGAGTTGATTGTTGCCATCGACGGGCCTTCCGGGGTCGGCAAAAGCACCTTGAGCCGACGGCTGGCCGAACGTCTCGATTATCTCAACATTGATACCGGGGCCATGTATCGTTCGGTTGCCCTGGCGGCCCTTCGCAACGGGATCAGGGTGGATGACGCCGTGGGCCTGGAGTCGCTCTGTGGGTCTCTTGAGATCGATTTTCGCCGTTGTGAAGGGGATTTGCGGGTTTTTCTCAATGGTGAAGATGTCAGTGAGCCGATCCGTACTCCCGAAGTCAGCCTGCTGACCGCCCGGGTTGCCGCCGTGGCCGCCGTCCGGCAGGCGCTGGTCGAACAGCAACGGCGGCTTGGGGCCGGCGGCGGCGTGGTGCTCGAAGGGCGGGATATCGGCAGCGTGGTTTTTCCCGACGCCGAGGTGAAGATCTTTCTTCAGGCCACAACCGAAGAGCGGGGCAGACGGCGTTATCTTGAACTGCGCGCCAAAGGGCACGCGGTTGACCTGGAACAGACCATCCGGGATGTTGCCGAACGGGACCGGGCCGATATGAACCGCAGCATCGCCCCGTTGATTCGAGCCGAGGATGCCGTGCTGATCGATACCACCGGGCTGGATGTCGACGCGGTTTTCCGGCGCATGTTCGACCTGGTCATGGAGCGGCGCCGGTTGCACGGACTGGGTGCATTGCGAGAGAATTGAAATCATGAGAATCATTCTTGCCAAAAGTGCCGGCTTCTGCTTCGGGGTCAAACGCGCCACCCGGATGGCCTTCGACGCGACCGAAGAGCATGATCATCTCTCATCTCTCGGGCCGATTATTCATTCACCGCAACTGGTGCGCCAGTTGGAAGAGAAGGGTGTTCGGGTGGTCGACGAGGTTCCCCCGGCCGGGGATGGAGCGGTTATCATCCGTTCCCACGGCGTAACCCGGGGGGAGATGGAGAAGATTGCCCGGAGGCAGTTGGAGGTGGTTGACGCGACCTGTCCCTTCGTCAAGAAAGCCCAGGAGTTCGCCGCCGAACTGAGCGCGGACGGCTACCACCTGGTGCTGGTCGGCGAAGAGGAACACCCGGAGGTCCAGGGAATTGTCTCCTATGGTGAGGAAGGCAGGGTCAGCGTAGTCGCCAACCCTGAAGCGGCCGAGCAACTGCCGCGTTCGAGCAAGATCGGGGTGATCGCGCAAACCACCCAGTCCTTCGACAATTTCAATGCCATTGTCGGTGTCTGCCTGCGCAAGGCCAAAGAGGTCCGCGTCTACAACACCATCTGCGATGCGACCTCGGTTCGCCAGCAGGAGGCCAAGAGTCTTGCCGCCCGGGTTGACCTGATGCTGGTGGTCGGCGGTCACAACAGTGCCAATACCACCCGGCTGGCGGTGATCTGTCGGGAACTGCAGGATAATACCAGGCATATCGAGACCGCCGACGACCTTGAACCCGGTTGGCTGGAGGGGGTCGAGACCGTGGGATTGACCGCCGGG
This region of Geothermobacter hydrogeniphilus genomic DNA includes:
- the cmk gene encoding (d)CMP kinase, which codes for MAEFNQRRELIVAIDGPSGVGKSTLSRRLAERLDYLNIDTGAMYRSVALAALRNGIRVDDAVGLESLCGSLEIDFRRCEGDLRVFLNGEDVSEPIRTPEVSLLTARVAAVAAVRQALVEQQRRLGAGGGVVLEGRDIGSVVFPDAEVKIFLQATTEERGRRRYLELRAKGHAVDLEQTIRDVAERDRADMNRSIAPLIRAEDAVLIDTTGLDVDAVFRRMFDLVMERRRLHGLGALREN
- the ispH gene encoding 4-hydroxy-3-methylbut-2-enyl diphosphate reductase, producing the protein MRIILAKSAGFCFGVKRATRMAFDATEEHDHLSSLGPIIHSPQLVRQLEEKGVRVVDEVPPAGDGAVIIRSHGVTRGEMEKIARRQLEVVDATCPFVKKAQEFAAELSADGYHLVLVGEEEHPEVQGIVSYGEEGRVSVVANPEAAEQLPRSSKIGVIAQTTQSFDNFNAIVGVCLRKAKEVRVYNTICDATSVRQQEAKSLAARVDLMLVVGGHNSANTTRLAVICRELQDNTRHIETADDLEPGWLEGVETVGLTAGASTPSWLIEQVVARLETLAGT